From one Variovorax sp. PBL-H6 genomic stretch:
- a CDS encoding ABC transporter ATP-binding protein, with product MLKLEAIHAYYGKSHVLHGVSFSVNPGEIVALLGRNGSGRSTTAKAIMGLVHAEGGLHWKGQDILRRKAYEIAHLGIGYVPENRDIFPKLTVHQNLLLGQKGSGKGSRWSFDDMYGMFPRLKERQHTEAGVLSGGEQQMLTLCRTLMGDPDLIIIDEPTEGLAPKIVELVGQYLRTLKDKGISVLLIEQKLTIAMAISDRALVMGHGSIVFDGTPDSLRADATTRKEWLEV from the coding sequence ATGCTGAAACTCGAAGCCATCCACGCCTACTACGGCAAGAGCCATGTGCTGCATGGCGTTTCCTTCAGCGTCAACCCGGGCGAGATCGTGGCACTGCTGGGGCGCAACGGCTCGGGCCGCTCGACCACCGCCAAGGCCATCATGGGCCTGGTGCATGCCGAGGGTGGCCTGCACTGGAAAGGACAGGACATCCTGCGCCGCAAAGCGTACGAGATTGCGCACCTGGGCATCGGCTACGTGCCCGAGAACCGCGACATCTTCCCCAAGCTCACCGTGCACCAGAACCTGCTGCTCGGGCAGAAGGGCAGCGGCAAGGGCAGCCGCTGGTCCTTCGACGACATGTACGGCATGTTCCCGCGCCTCAAGGAACGCCAGCACACCGAAGCGGGCGTGCTCTCCGGGGGCGAGCAGCAGATGCTGACGCTGTGCCGCACCCTGATGGGCGACCCGGACCTGATCATCATCGACGAGCCCACCGAGGGCCTGGCGCCGAAGATCGTGGAGCTGGTGGGGCAGTACCTCCGCACGCTCAAGGACAAGGGAATCTCGGTGCTGCTGATCGAGCAGAAGCTGACCATTGCCATGGCGATCTCCGACCGCGCCCTCGTCATGGGCCACGGCAGCATCGTGTTCGACGGCACACCGGACAGCCTGCGCGCCGATGCCACGACGCGCAAGGAGTGGCTCGAGGTCTGA
- a CDS encoding ABC transporter ATP-binding protein, translated as MTHALELKALRKNFGKTEIIRGVDLAVEAGDRIAIIGPNGAGKSTLFNLISGRLAPTSGEVLLNGQRIDGKKPFEINRLGLSRSFQITNIFPKLSVFENLRCGVLWSLGYRYTFLRFLSNLDDANERAEELLHQVHLEKKRDVLAVNLTYAEQRALEIGVTIAGGAGVILLDEPTAGMSKTETAHFIALIKQVTVGKTLLTVEHDMGVVFGLADKIAVVVYGEVIAFDAPAAVRANARVQEAYLGSAVADAQGGGH; from the coding sequence ATGACCCACGCATTGGAACTGAAGGCCCTGCGCAAGAATTTCGGCAAGACCGAGATCATCCGCGGGGTCGACCTCGCGGTGGAGGCCGGTGACCGCATCGCCATCATCGGCCCCAACGGCGCCGGCAAGTCCACGCTGTTCAACCTCATCAGCGGTCGGCTGGCGCCCACGAGCGGCGAGGTGCTGCTCAACGGCCAGCGCATCGACGGCAAGAAGCCCTTCGAGATCAATCGGCTCGGCCTCTCGCGCAGCTTCCAGATCACCAACATCTTTCCCAAGCTCAGCGTGTTCGAGAACCTGCGCTGCGGCGTGCTCTGGAGCCTCGGCTACCGCTACACCTTCTTGCGCTTCCTCTCGAACCTGGACGACGCCAACGAGCGCGCCGAAGAGCTGCTGCACCAGGTGCATCTCGAAAAGAAGCGAGACGTGCTCGCGGTCAACCTGACCTACGCCGAGCAGCGAGCGCTGGAGATCGGCGTCACCATCGCTGGCGGCGCGGGCGTGATCCTGCTGGACGAGCCCACCGCCGGCATGAGCAAGACCGAGACTGCGCATTTCATCGCGTTGATCAAGCAGGTCACGGTGGGCAAGACCCTGCTCACCGTGGAGCACGACATGGGCGTGGTCTTCGGCCTGGCCGACAAGATCGCAGTGGTCGTGTACGGCGAGGTGATTGCCTTCGACGCGCCCGCCGCGGTGCGTGCCAACGCGCGCGTGCAGGAGGCCTACCTCGGGTCGGCCGTGGCCGATGCGCAGGGCGGAGGGCACTGA
- a CDS encoding branched-chain amino acid ABC transporter permease, with protein sequence MSTTHNSLEQAQPAPVVPAGPATASGASKKTTPYYRFKPWNIGRYLIWTLFALALIVAPHVFRSSLALTMLSQMGYLIIICLSYNILLGQGGMLSFGHAVYTGLGSFIAIHAINLASKGGWPIPLVLVPVVGGLAGMFFAVLLGFVTTKKSGTTFAMITLGIGELVAAMSLMFPSFFGGEGGITTNRVYGTPFLGINFGPQMQVYYLIAVYCFVCTALMYAFTGTPLGRILNAVRDNPERVEFIGYNTQRVRYFAFIIAGFFAGVGGGLAAINFEIVNAADSLNAVRSGGYLLFTFLGGATFFFGPIIGAVLLVFASVLLSELSKAWQLYFGLVFVFMVMFAPGGIASLIMMNLRVAKFGKFNRLWGLYGAFLLAAIPLVVGGAAVIEMIYHIQLNSALGPTLNFFGATLDTSSFASWAVAVALLLVGIALIETVRRRFVRVWGTAQEEIEAEIKRGEKA encoded by the coding sequence ATGAGCACAACGCACAACAGCCTCGAGCAGGCGCAGCCGGCTCCGGTCGTCCCGGCGGGCCCGGCCACCGCATCCGGCGCGTCGAAAAAGACCACGCCGTACTACCGTTTCAAGCCCTGGAACATCGGGCGCTACCTGATCTGGACCCTGTTCGCGCTGGCCCTCATCGTCGCGCCGCACGTGTTCCGCAGCAGCCTGGCGCTCACCATGCTCTCGCAGATGGGCTATCTCATCATCATCTGCCTGAGCTACAACATCCTGCTCGGCCAAGGTGGCATGCTGAGCTTCGGCCACGCGGTGTACACCGGGCTCGGCTCCTTCATCGCCATCCACGCGATAAACCTCGCGAGCAAGGGCGGCTGGCCCATTCCGCTGGTGCTGGTTCCGGTGGTCGGCGGGCTGGCAGGCATGTTCTTCGCGGTCCTGCTCGGCTTCGTCACGACCAAGAAATCGGGCACCACCTTCGCGATGATCACGCTGGGCATCGGTGAGCTGGTGGCCGCCATGTCGCTGATGTTCCCGAGCTTCTTCGGCGGTGAGGGCGGCATCACCACCAACCGGGTCTATGGCACGCCCTTCCTGGGCATCAACTTCGGCCCGCAGATGCAGGTCTATTACCTGATCGCGGTGTACTGCTTCGTCTGCACGGCGCTGATGTACGCCTTTACCGGCACGCCGCTGGGCCGCATCCTGAATGCGGTGCGCGACAACCCCGAGCGCGTCGAGTTCATCGGCTACAACACGCAGCGGGTGCGCTACTTCGCGTTCATCATCGCCGGCTTCTTCGCGGGCGTCGGCGGCGGGCTGGCGGCGATCAACTTCGAGATCGTCAACGCGGCCGACAGCCTGAACGCGGTCCGCTCGGGTGGCTACCTGCTGTTCACCTTTCTCGGCGGCGCAACCTTCTTCTTCGGACCCATCATCGGCGCGGTGCTGCTGGTTTTCGCATCGGTGCTGTTGTCGGAGCTTTCCAAAGCCTGGCAGCTCTACTTCGGCCTGGTGTTCGTCTTCATGGTGATGTTCGCGCCGGGCGGCATTGCGAGCCTCATCATGATGAACCTGCGGGTGGCGAAGTTCGGCAAGTTCAACCGTCTCTGGGGCCTGTACGGCGCGTTTCTGCTGGCGGCCATTCCGCTGGTGGTGGGCGGCGCCGCGGTGATCGAGATGATCTATCACATCCAGCTTAATTCGGCGCTCGGGCCGACGCTCAACTTCTTCGGCGCGACGCTCGACACCTCCAGCTTTGCCAGCTGGGCAGTCGCGGTGGCATTGCTGCTGGTGGGCATCGCCCTGATCGAGACGGTGCGGCGCCGCTTCGTGCGGGTCTGGGGCACGGCTCAGGAGGAGATCGAGGCAGAGATCAAGCGGGGGGAGAAGGCATGA
- a CDS encoding branched-chain amino acid ABC transporter permease, with protein sequence MNLEFFVISLLNGVSYGLLLFMLSSGLTLIFSMMGVLNFAHTSFYMLGAYVAYTLSGIIGFWPALFIAPLLIGALGAGFERYSLRRVHKYGHVPELLVTFGLSYLILELVQLVWGRSTVPYGLPPQLQGPFFTLYGTQFPKSRSFIMLVSLLMLVSVWLLLTRTRIGLVIQAALKHPEMVEALGHNVPRVFMLVFGGGAALAGLAGVVGGNTYVTEPAMAASVGSIIFVVVVVGGMGSLAGAFLASLLIGIIQTFAVAMDQSLATGLQAIGVAVSEQTFGYELLKLTISQVAPILPYLFLVLILIFRPKGLLGTRED encoded by the coding sequence ATGAACCTCGAATTCTTCGTCATCTCGCTGCTCAACGGCGTCAGCTATGGGCTGCTGCTGTTCATGCTGAGCTCCGGCCTGACGCTGATCTTCAGCATGATGGGCGTGCTCAATTTCGCGCACACCAGCTTCTACATGCTCGGGGCCTACGTGGCCTACACGCTGTCCGGGATCATCGGCTTCTGGCCGGCCCTGTTCATCGCGCCGTTGCTGATCGGCGCGCTCGGCGCCGGCTTCGAGCGCTACAGCCTGCGGCGCGTGCACAAGTACGGCCATGTGCCGGAGCTGCTCGTGACCTTCGGCCTGTCCTACCTGATCCTCGAGCTGGTGCAGCTGGTCTGGGGCCGCTCGACCGTGCCCTACGGCCTGCCACCGCAGCTGCAGGGGCCGTTCTTCACGCTCTACGGCACCCAGTTCCCCAAGTCGCGCTCCTTCATCATGCTGGTGTCGCTCTTGATGCTGGTGTCGGTGTGGCTGCTGTTGACGCGCACCCGTATCGGGCTGGTCATCCAGGCCGCGCTCAAGCACCCCGAGATGGTCGAGGCGCTGGGCCACAACGTCCCGCGCGTGTTCATGCTGGTGTTCGGCGGTGGCGCGGCGCTGGCGGGCCTGGCCGGTGTGGTGGGCGGCAACACCTACGTCACCGAGCCGGCGATGGCTGCCTCGGTCGGCTCCATCATCTTCGTGGTGGTGGTGGTCGGCGGCATGGGCTCGCTGGCCGGCGCCTTCCTGGCCTCGCTGCTGATCGGGATCATCCAGACCTTCGCGGTGGCGATGGACCAGTCGCTCGCCACCGGCCTGCAGGCGATCGGCGTGGCGGTGAGCGAGCAGACCTTCGGCTACGAGCTGCTCAAGCTCACGATCTCGCAGGTGGCGCCGATCCTGCCGTACCTGTTCCTGGTCCTGATCCTGATCTTCAGGCCCAAGGGCCTGCTCGGCACGCGGGAAGATTGA
- a CDS encoding branched-chain amino acid ABC transporter substrate-binding protein gives MKFALRLATAAVLAATATGALAQKGETVKIAWLDPLSGLMAAVGTNQLKTYQFLAEEFNKKNVAGVKFEIIGIDNKLSPQETTNALRSAQDQGARYVLQGNGSGAALAIIDALEKHNARNPGKEVLYINYAAVDPDLTNSKCSYWHFRLDADTSMKMEALTTFMKDQPDVKKVYLLNQNYSHGQQVAKFAKEDLKVKRPDVQIVGEDLHPLAQVRDFAPYIAKIKASGADTVITGNWGSDLALMIKAANDSGLNNVKFYTYYGTVSGTPTAMGAASAGKVYQVGYGHYNMGGEIQRLAEAFNKKFNEDLYTSSAYTAFVMLSEAFVKAKSTDPVKVAAVLEGMKFKSFNGEVEMRKTDHQLQQGLYIAKWEKAEGKYKVDAENTGYTFVPVKYYEPYVASTPTSCQMKRPSP, from the coding sequence ATGAAGTTCGCTCTGAGACTCGCAACCGCGGCCGTCCTCGCCGCCACCGCCACCGGCGCTCTGGCCCAGAAGGGCGAGACCGTCAAGATCGCCTGGCTCGATCCGCTGTCCGGCCTGATGGCCGCGGTGGGCACGAACCAGCTCAAGACCTACCAGTTCCTGGCGGAGGAGTTCAACAAGAAGAACGTTGCAGGCGTCAAGTTCGAGATCATCGGCATCGACAACAAGCTCAGCCCCCAGGAGACCACCAATGCGCTGCGTTCGGCCCAGGACCAGGGCGCACGCTATGTGCTGCAGGGCAACGGCTCGGGTGCCGCGCTGGCCATCATCGACGCGCTCGAGAAGCACAACGCGCGCAACCCCGGCAAGGAGGTGCTGTACATCAACTACGCCGCCGTCGACCCGGACCTCACCAACAGCAAGTGCAGCTACTGGCATTTCCGCCTGGACGCCGACACCTCCATGAAGATGGAGGCGCTGACCACCTTCATGAAGGACCAGCCCGACGTCAAGAAGGTCTACCTGCTCAACCAGAACTACTCGCACGGCCAGCAGGTCGCCAAGTTCGCCAAGGAGGACCTGAAGGTGAAGCGGCCCGACGTGCAGATCGTCGGCGAAGACCTCCACCCCCTGGCGCAGGTGCGCGACTTCGCGCCCTACATCGCCAAGATCAAGGCCTCCGGCGCCGACACCGTGATCACCGGCAACTGGGGCTCCGACCTGGCGCTGATGATCAAGGCGGCCAACGACTCCGGGCTGAACAACGTCAAGTTCTACACCTACTACGGGACCGTCAGCGGTACGCCGACCGCGATGGGCGCGGCCTCGGCCGGCAAGGTGTACCAGGTGGGCTACGGCCACTACAACATGGGCGGCGAGATCCAGCGCCTGGCCGAGGCGTTCAACAAGAAGTTCAACGAGGACCTCTACACCTCGTCGGCCTACACCGCCTTCGTGATGCTGAGCGAAGCCTTCGTCAAGGCCAAGTCGACCGATCCGGTGAAGGTCGCGGCGGTGCTGGAAGGCATGAAGTTCAAGAGCTTCAACGGCGAGGTCGAGATGCGCAAGACCGACCACCAGCTCCAGCAGGGGCTGTACATCGCCAAGTGGGAGAAGGCAGAAGGCAAGTACAAGGTCGATGCCGAGAACACCGGCTACACCTTCGTCCCCGTCAAGTACTACGAGCCCTACGTGGCCAGCACGCCGACCTCGTGCCAGATGAAGCGACCCAGCCCCTGA
- a CDS encoding 3-(methylthio)propionyl-CoA ligase, translated as MLGLMQDQPLLISSLIEFAERHNGDGEIVSRRVEGDIHRSTWRQIASRARQVANALDQEQLLFSDRVATLAWNGHRHLELYYGVSGSGRVLHTVNPRLHPDQIAWIANHAEDQILCFDLSFLPLVQAVHAKCTTVKKWIALCDADKLPTDTGIANLVSYEAWMGPLSDRYDWPIFDENSASSMCYTSGTTGNPKAALYSHRSTLLHAYAAALPDVMNLSARDSVLPVVPMFHVNAWGIPYSAALTGCKLVFPGPALDGKSVYDLIESEGVSFAAGVPTVWQMLLGHMQAQDLKFSTLKRTVIGGSACPPAMINAFQQQYGVEVLHAWGMTEMSPLGTLCTLKNKHLSQSQAQQTAIRMKQGRAIFGVDMKIVDGDGKELPWDGRASGDLLVKGPWVVKEYFKGEGGDPLLPDARGRGWFPTGDVATVDPDGYLQITDRSKDVIKSGGEWISSIDIENIAVAHPAVAMAACIGVPHPKWDERPIVVVVKKPGAELSREELLAFYGGKTVAKWQVPDDVVFVEAIPLGATGKILKTKLREQLRGYKLPEC; from the coding sequence ATGCTGGGTTTGATGCAGGACCAACCATTGCTGATCTCGTCGTTGATCGAGTTCGCCGAACGCCACAACGGCGACGGGGAAATCGTCTCGCGGCGGGTCGAAGGCGACATCCACCGCAGCACCTGGCGCCAGATCGCCTCCCGGGCACGCCAGGTGGCCAATGCGCTGGACCAGGAACAACTGCTCTTCAGCGACCGCGTGGCAACCCTGGCCTGGAACGGCCATCGCCACCTGGAGCTGTACTACGGCGTCAGCGGCAGCGGACGGGTGCTGCACACCGTCAACCCTCGGCTGCATCCCGACCAGATTGCCTGGATCGCCAACCATGCCGAAGACCAGATCCTGTGCTTCGACCTTAGCTTCCTGCCGCTGGTCCAGGCCGTGCACGCCAAGTGCACCACGGTCAAGAAATGGATCGCGCTGTGCGACGCAGACAAGCTGCCGACCGATACCGGCATTGCCAACCTGGTGAGCTACGAGGCCTGGATGGGCCCTCTGTCCGACCGGTACGACTGGCCCATCTTCGACGAGAACTCGGCGTCGAGCATGTGCTACACGAGCGGCACCACGGGCAACCCCAAGGCCGCGCTCTACAGTCACCGCTCGACCCTGCTGCATGCCTACGCGGCAGCGCTGCCGGACGTGATGAACCTGTCGGCTCGCGACTCTGTGCTGCCGGTGGTGCCGATGTTCCACGTCAACGCCTGGGGCATCCCGTATTCGGCAGCGCTCACCGGCTGCAAGCTGGTGTTCCCCGGCCCCGCGCTGGACGGGAAGTCGGTCTACGACCTGATCGAGAGCGAGGGCGTCAGCTTCGCGGCCGGCGTGCCCACGGTCTGGCAGATGCTGCTGGGCCACATGCAGGCGCAGGACCTGAAGTTCTCCACCCTCAAGCGCACCGTGATCGGCGGCTCGGCCTGCCCCCCGGCCATGATCAATGCCTTCCAGCAGCAGTATGGCGTCGAGGTGCTGCACGCCTGGGGCATGACCGAGATGTCGCCGCTGGGCACGCTGTGCACCTTGAAGAACAAGCACCTGTCGCAGTCGCAGGCGCAGCAGACGGCGATCCGCATGAAGCAGGGCCGTGCCATCTTCGGCGTCGACATGAAGATCGTCGACGGCGACGGCAAGGAACTGCCGTGGGACGGCAGGGCCTCCGGCGACCTGCTCGTCAAAGGCCCCTGGGTGGTCAAGGAATACTTCAAGGGCGAGGGTGGCGACCCGCTGCTGCCGGACGCGCGGGGCCGCGGCTGGTTCCCCACCGGCGACGTCGCAACCGTCGACCCCGATGGCTACCTGCAGATCACCGACCGCAGCAAGGACGTGATCAAGTCAGGCGGCGAATGGATCAGCTCCATCGACATCGAAAACATTGCCGTGGCGCATCCTGCGGTTGCCATGGCCGCCTGCATCGGCGTGCCGCACCCCAAGTGGGACGAGCGGCCGATCGTGGTCGTGGTGAAGAAGCCAGGGGCCGAGCTCAGCCGCGAGGAACTGCTGGCGTTCTACGGCGGCAAGACGGTGGCCAAGTGGCAAGTACCGGACGACGTGGTCTTCGTCGAGGCCATTCCACTGGGTGCCACCGGCAAGATCCTCAAGACGAAATTGCGCGAGCAGCTGCGCGGCTACAAGCTGCCGGAGTGCTGA
- a CDS encoding UDP-N-acetylglucosamine 1-carboxyvinyltransferase — MSSLIVHGGTPLRGRISPSANKNAVLPVLCATLLTHEPLRLHGVPDITDVRKILEIFSALGSDVRLDREAGTLDLHHRDTAFDAARHRLPEEMRSSIMLVPPLLARFGVARLEDNVKGCTLGVREIDPHVEVFRHFGGRVERTEGSLLVRLADGMRPVDHWLDYASVTTTENFVLCAVAAAGTSTLTNAASEPHVQEFCRFMTMMGARIEGIGTSKLTVQGGAPLAGGEFRFDEDFHEITTFLALGAITGGEVQVRNSAPEQFPLIDRTFAKFGVRIEHRDGWSQAHRSGPLKVQAPFTANVLTKVEAAPWPYFPVDLLPIFIALGVRAEGNAMFWNKVYDGALGWTGELSKFGAHVFSSDPHRLITFGGGPLAPAVVESPYIIRVAIALFMVAASIEGRSEIRNAAPIRRAHPRFVENLRSLGVRVEWTQDE, encoded by the coding sequence ATGTCCAGTCTCATCGTCCACGGCGGCACGCCCCTGCGCGGCCGGATCAGTCCTTCGGCCAACAAGAACGCGGTGCTGCCCGTGCTGTGCGCCACCTTGCTCACCCACGAGCCCTTGCGCCTGCACGGCGTGCCTGACATCACCGACGTGCGCAAGATCCTCGAGATCTTCAGCGCCCTGGGAAGCGATGTGCGGCTCGACCGCGAGGCGGGCACGCTGGACCTGCATCACCGCGACACCGCCTTCGACGCCGCGCGCCACCGGCTGCCGGAGGAGATGCGATCCTCGATCATGCTGGTGCCGCCGCTGCTCGCCCGCTTCGGCGTGGCGAGGCTGGAGGACAACGTCAAGGGCTGCACCCTGGGGGTGCGCGAGATCGATCCGCATGTGGAGGTCTTCCGCCACTTCGGCGGCCGCGTCGAACGCACCGAAGGCTCGCTGCTGGTGCGCCTGGCCGATGGCATGCGGCCGGTGGACCATTGGCTGGACTACGCCTCCGTCACCACCACCGAGAACTTCGTGCTCTGCGCGGTAGCTGCCGCGGGCACCTCGACGCTGACCAATGCGGCCTCGGAGCCCCACGTGCAGGAGTTCTGCCGCTTCATGACGATGATGGGCGCGCGCATCGAGGGCATCGGCACGTCCAAGCTGACCGTGCAGGGCGGCGCGCCGCTGGCTGGCGGGGAATTCCGCTTCGACGAGGACTTCCACGAAATCACCACCTTCCTGGCGCTCGGCGCCATCACCGGCGGCGAAGTGCAGGTGCGCAACAGCGCGCCGGAGCAGTTCCCGCTGATCGACCGCACCTTTGCCAAGTTCGGCGTCCGGATCGAGCACCGCGACGGCTGGTCCCAGGCCCACCGCAGCGGACCGCTGAAGGTCCAGGCCCCGTTCACGGCCAACGTGCTGACCAAGGTCGAGGCCGCCCCCTGGCCCTACTTCCCGGTCGACCTGCTGCCCATCTTCATCGCGCTGGGGGTGCGCGCCGAGGGCAACGCGATGTTCTGGAACAAGGTCTACGACGGCGCGCTGGGCTGGACCGGCGAGCTCTCGAAGTTCGGCGCCCATGTGTTCTCGTCCGACCCGCACCGGCTGATCACCTTCGGCGGCGGGCCGCTGGCGCCGGCCGTGGTCGAGAGCCCGTACATCATCCGCGTGGCGATTGCGCTCTTCATGGTCGCGGCGAGCATCGAGGGACGCTCGGAAATCCGCAACGCGGCGCCGATCCGGCGCGCCCATCCGCGTTTCGTGGAGAACCTGCGCAGCCTGGGGGTGCGCGTGGAGTGGACGCAGGACGAGTAG
- a CDS encoding protein adenylyltransferase SelO gives MSILADEADVVDLGLDWTAGFATLGPAFFTELRPTPLPKPYWVGRSHALAREIGLDEAHLHSEDGSAAFTGNVPIAGTRPLASVYSGHQFGVWAGQLGDGRAILLGETASGWELQFKGAGRTPYSRMGDGRAVLRSSIREFLCSEAMHALGIPTTRALCVTGSDAQVVREEIETAAVVTRAAPSFIRFGHFEHFAAANRVDELRALADFVIDRFYPACRHDARFARFGGNAYAAFLEAVSERTAALLAQWQAVGFCHGVMNTDNMSILGLTIDYGPFQFLDGFDPGHVCNHSDTGGRYAYNQQPNVAYWNLFCLAQALLPLIGDQEVAVAALESYKTVFPQAYEARMRAKLGLPESTADDRALIEGVLKLLALEKVDYTIFWRRLADQKAGGDVAAVRDLFLDRAGIDGWLQAFSQRHAQVPAAQAAQSMRSANPKFVLRNHLGQQAIESAQRKDFSAVATLLKLLETPFEDHAGHEAYAGFPPDWASTIEISCSS, from the coding sequence ATGAGCATCCTTGCAGACGAAGCGGACGTGGTCGACCTCGGACTCGACTGGACCGCCGGCTTCGCGACCCTGGGCCCCGCCTTCTTTACAGAGCTCCGTCCCACCCCACTGCCCAAGCCGTATTGGGTCGGACGCAGCCACGCGTTGGCGCGCGAGATCGGGCTCGACGAAGCCCACCTTCATTCGGAAGACGGCTCCGCCGCCTTTACCGGCAATGTGCCGATCGCGGGAACCCGGCCGTTGGCCAGCGTCTACAGCGGCCACCAATTCGGCGTCTGGGCCGGCCAGTTGGGCGATGGTCGCGCCATCCTGCTGGGTGAAACTGCGAGCGGCTGGGAGCTGCAATTCAAGGGCGCGGGCCGCACACCCTACTCGCGCATGGGCGATGGCCGGGCGGTGCTGCGCTCCAGCATTCGCGAGTTCCTCTGCAGCGAGGCCATGCACGCCCTCGGCATACCCACCACGCGCGCGCTGTGCGTGACAGGCTCCGATGCGCAGGTGGTGCGTGAGGAAATCGAGACCGCCGCCGTGGTGACGCGCGCCGCGCCCAGCTTCATCCGCTTCGGCCATTTCGAGCATTTCGCGGCCGCCAACCGCGTCGACGAGCTGCGCGCGTTGGCCGACTTCGTGATCGACCGCTTCTACCCGGCCTGCCGCCATGACGCACGCTTCGCGCGCTTCGGCGGCAATGCCTACGCGGCCTTCCTGGAGGCGGTGAGCGAGCGCACCGCGGCGCTGCTCGCGCAGTGGCAGGCGGTGGGCTTCTGCCACGGTGTGATGAACACCGACAACATGAGCATCCTCGGGCTCACCATCGACTACGGTCCCTTCCAGTTCCTTGACGGTTTCGACCCGGGCCACGTCTGCAACCACAGCGACACGGGCGGACGCTATGCCTACAACCAGCAGCCGAACGTCGCCTACTGGAACCTGTTCTGCCTGGCCCAGGCGCTGCTGCCGCTGATCGGCGACCAGGAGGTCGCTGTGGCCGCGCTGGAGTCGTACAAGACGGTGTTCCCGCAAGCCTACGAGGCTCGGATGCGCGCCAAGCTCGGCCTGCCGGAGTCCACGGCGGACGACCGCGCGCTGATAGAAGGCGTGCTCAAGCTGCTGGCGCTGGAGAAGGTGGACTACACCATCTTCTGGCGGCGCCTCGCCGACCAAAAGGCCGGGGGCGACGTGGCGGCCGTGCGCGACCTGTTCCTCGACCGGGCTGGCATCGACGGCTGGCTGCAGGCTTTTTCGCAGCGCCACGCGCAGGTGCCGGCCGCCCAGGCGGCACAATCCATGCGGAGCGCCAATCCGAAATTCGTACTCAGGAACCATCTGGGCCAGCAGGCCATCGAATCGGCGCAGCGCAAGGACTTCTCGGCGGTGGCCACCTTGCTGAAGCTGCTCGAAACCCCATTTGAAGACCACGCCGGCCACGAGGCCTATGCCGGCTTCCCGCCCGACTGGGCTTCCACGATCGAAATCAGCTGCTCATCATGA
- the msrB gene encoding peptide-methionine (R)-S-oxide reductase MsrB, translating to MTAPVQKTDAEWKALLAEKGAERGAFEVTRHAATERPFTGKYEAHWEDGTYHCVCCGAKLFESATKFDAGCGWPSFSQEAVPGAIKNIVDRSHGMVRTENVCANCGAHLGHVFPDGPTETGLRYCMNSASLDFQKR from the coding sequence ATGACTGCACCCGTCCAGAAAACCGACGCCGAATGGAAAGCCCTCCTGGCCGAGAAAGGCGCCGAGCGCGGCGCCTTCGAGGTCACGCGCCATGCCGCCACCGAACGCCCCTTCACCGGCAAGTACGAGGCGCATTGGGAGGACGGCACCTATCACTGCGTCTGCTGCGGCGCCAAGCTGTTCGAATCCGCCACCAAGTTCGACGCCGGCTGCGGCTGGCCCAGCTTCTCGCAGGAGGCGGTGCCTGGTGCCATCAAGAACATCGTCGACCGCTCGCACGGCATGGTCCGCACCGAGAACGTCTGCGCCAACTGCGGCGCCCACCTCGGCCATGTGTTCCCGGATGGCCCGACCGAGACCGGCCTGCGCTATTGCATGAACTCCGCCTCGCTCGATTTCCAGAAGCGCTGA
- a CDS encoding septation protein A → MKVLLDFFPILLFFGAFKLYDIYTATGVLMAATVLQMGIVWFTERRLAPMQKATLVLILLFGSLTLVLHDDRFIKWKPTVLYGAMAVALAVALWVFKKNFLKMLLGAQLELPVPVWGRLNVAWIAYCVFMAAINGYVAAYFSTEAWVNFKLWGYAFPIVFLVAQGLYISPHLKSDKPAA, encoded by the coding sequence ATGAAGGTCCTGCTCGACTTCTTCCCGATCCTGCTGTTCTTCGGCGCCTTCAAGCTCTACGACATCTACACCGCGACTGGCGTGCTGATGGCGGCCACCGTACTGCAGATGGGGATCGTGTGGTTCACCGAGCGTCGCCTGGCGCCGATGCAGAAAGCCACGCTGGTGCTCATCCTGCTCTTCGGCTCGCTCACGCTGGTCTTGCACGACGACCGCTTCATCAAGTGGAAGCCGACCGTGCTCTACGGTGCCATGGCGGTGGCGCTGGCGGTCGCGCTGTGGGTCTTCAAGAAGAATTTTCTCAAGATGCTGCTGGGCGCACAGCTCGAGCTGCCGGTGCCGGTCTGGGGCCGGCTCAATGTCGCATGGATCGCCTACTGCGTGTTCATGGCCGCGATCAACGGCTACGTCGCGGCCTACTTCAGCACCGAGGCGTGGGTGAACTTCAAGCTGTGGGGCTACGCGTTCCCGATCGTGTTCCTGGTGGCGCAAGGGCTTTACATCTCGCCGCACCTCAAATCGGACAAGCCTGCAGCATGA